A single region of the Bernardetia sp. genome encodes:
- a CDS encoding 1,4-dihydroxy-2-naphthoyl-CoA synthase, whose protein sequence is MTPKPDWKEIEELNTIKFEDITYKKCGGVARIAFNRPEVRNAFRPKTVGELYRAFLDAREDTSIGVVLFSSEGPSPKDGVYSFCSGGDQRTRGHQGYVDDDGMPRLNILEVQRLIRFMPKAVIAVVNGWAVGGGHSLHVVCDLTLASKEHAIFKQTDADVTSFDGGYGSAYLAKMVGQKRAREIFFLGRNYSAQEAYEMGMVNAVIPHDELEDTAFQWATEILEKSPTSIKMLKFAFNLTDDGMVGQQVFAGEATRLAYMTDEAKEGRNAFLEKRKPDFKDIKWIP, encoded by the coding sequence ATGACCCCAAAACCAGACTGGAAAGAAATCGAAGAACTCAATACTATCAAATTTGAAGATATTACTTACAAAAAATGTGGTGGCGTGGCTCGTATTGCCTTCAACCGTCCAGAAGTTAGAAATGCCTTTCGCCCCAAAACAGTAGGCGAATTGTACAGAGCTTTTTTAGATGCTCGTGAAGATACTTCTATTGGAGTAGTGCTTTTCTCATCAGAAGGACCTTCGCCAAAAGATGGCGTGTATTCGTTTTGTAGTGGTGGCGACCAACGTACACGAGGACATCAAGGCTACGTCGATGATGACGGAATGCCAAGGCTCAATATTTTGGAAGTGCAGCGTCTTATTCGCTTTATGCCAAAGGCTGTGATTGCTGTTGTGAATGGCTGGGCTGTTGGTGGTGGACATAGTTTGCATGTCGTTTGTGATTTGACACTTGCTAGTAAAGAACACGCTATTTTCAAACAAACTGATGCCGACGTAACCAGTTTTGATGGTGGGTATGGTTCTGCGTATTTGGCTAAAATGGTAGGACAAAAACGAGCTAGAGAAATTTTCTTTTTAGGGCGTAATTATTCGGCACAGGAAGCCTACGAAATGGGAATGGTAAATGCTGTTATTCCTCATGACGAACTAGAAGATACAGCTTTCCAATGGGCAACTGAAATTTTAGAAAAATCGCCTACTTCTATAAAAATGCTCAAATTCGCCTTCAACCTAACGGATGATGGAATGGTAGGGCAGCAAGTTTTTGCAGGGGAAGCAACACGTCTTGCCTATATGACTGATGAAGCAAAAGAAGGGAGAAATGCCTTTTTAGAGAAGCGTAAGCCAGACTTTAAAGATATTAAATGGATTCCGTAA
- the nth gene encoding endonuclease III, translating into MKFPKSVHYKPKTKAKAIAKILQELYPNPAVPLDHQDAYTLLVSVLLSAQCTDKRVNQVTPILFEEADTPNKMVQLTTEQIKSIIRPCGLSNNKSKAIHRLSEILLEKYNGEVPDKMKLLEELPGVGHKTASVVVSQYFGQPAFPVDTHIHRLAYRWGLSSGKNVVQTEKDLKALFPKKDWNDLHIQIIYFGREYCPARSHNPLECPICSQYGNVEYLEKYLEEQEMKEEKHSL; encoded by the coding sequence ATGAAATTTCCAAAATCTGTCCATTACAAACCCAAAACAAAAGCCAAGGCGATTGCTAAAATATTGCAAGAGCTTTATCCCAATCCTGCTGTTCCTTTAGACCATCAAGACGCTTATACGCTGCTCGTTTCTGTGCTTTTATCTGCTCAATGTACTGACAAACGAGTAAATCAAGTAACGCCAATTCTTTTTGAAGAAGCTGATACGCCCAATAAAATGGTACAACTCACAACGGAACAAATAAAAAGTATTATCCGACCGTGTGGACTTTCCAACAACAAATCAAAGGCAATCCATCGTCTTTCAGAGATTCTTTTAGAAAAGTACAATGGCGAAGTACCAGACAAAATGAAACTTTTAGAAGAACTTCCAGGGGTAGGACACAAAACGGCTTCGGTCGTCGTTTCACAGTATTTTGGGCAGCCTGCTTTTCCTGTGGATACACATATTCATCGTTTGGCATATCGTTGGGGACTTTCAAGTGGGAAAAATGTAGTCCAGACGGAGAAAGATTTGAAAGCTCTTTTTCCTAAAAAAGATTGGAACGACTTACATATTCAGATTATTTATTTTGGTAGAGAATACTGTCCTGCACGTAGTCATAACCCTTTAGAATGTCCGATTTGTAGCCAGTATGGAAATGTAGAATATCTTGAGAAGTATTTGGAGGAACAGGAGATGAAAGAAGAGAAACATTCTCTTTGA
- a CDS encoding class I SAM-dependent methyltransferase, producing MNQDYYKNYYHLERNHWWFVVRLEILKQELQKIISKEKKELRILNIGIATGKTTEMLKKFGEVTSLEYDATCADFVREKLNLEVIEGSVLELPFKDNSFDMVCAFDVIEHVEDDQKAIFEMSRVCKQNGKICITVPAFQSLWSYHDEVNQHFRRYKMSEVVNLFDLQSKKNNFTCKLLRKTYFNSFLFVPIWLFRKLNFLIPKQFIRKGAGSDFEIYKENKILDSLLKGIFLVEKKLFRYDISFPFGVSLLYFVEKK from the coding sequence TTGAATCAAGACTACTATAAAAATTACTACCACCTAGAACGAAATCATTGGTGGTTTGTGGTGCGTTTAGAAATTTTGAAGCAAGAACTCCAAAAAATCATTTCTAAAGAAAAAAAAGAATTACGAATTCTAAACATAGGCATTGCCACAGGAAAAACTACCGAAATGCTGAAGAAATTTGGAGAAGTAACTTCACTAGAATACGATGCTACTTGTGCTGATTTTGTAAGAGAAAAATTAAATCTTGAAGTTATTGAAGGTTCAGTTTTAGAATTACCTTTTAAGGATAATAGTTTTGATATGGTTTGTGCTTTTGATGTTATCGAACATGTAGAAGACGACCAAAAAGCTATTTTTGAGATGAGTAGAGTTTGCAAGCAAAATGGGAAAATTTGTATTACTGTTCCAGCATTTCAAAGCCTTTGGAGCTACCACGATGAAGTAAACCAGCATTTCAGAAGATATAAAATGAGTGAAGTTGTAAATTTATTTGATTTGCAAAGTAAAAAAAATAATTTTACCTGTAAACTACTTCGAAAAACCTATTTCAATTCTTTTTTATTTGTTCCGATATGGCTTTTTAGAAAACTAAACTTTCTAATTCCGAAACAGTTTATTCGAAAAGGTGCAGGTTCTGATTTTGAAATTTATAAAGAAAATAAAATCTTAGATTCACTTTTAAAAGGAATTTTCTTGGTAGAGAAAAAACTATTTCGTTATGATATTTCCTTTCCTTTTGGTGTTTCGTTGCTTTATTTTGTAGAGAAAAAGTAA
- a CDS encoding zinc ribbon domain-containing protein YjdM: protein MKTCPSCASPYGYEMSETLYACPECGFEWNPAEKEESMTIENQILDANGNPLQDGDSVVVVKDLPVKGAPKPVKAGTKVKNIRLTEGDHNIDCKIDGFGKMALKSEFVRKA from the coding sequence ATGAAAACTTGTCCGAGTTGTGCATCCCCTTATGGTTATGAAATGAGCGAAACGTTATACGCTTGTCCAGAATGTGGATTTGAATGGAACCCAGCAGAAAAAGAAGAGTCAATGACTATTGAAAATCAGATTTTAGATGCTAATGGAAACCCTCTGCAAGATGGAGATAGTGTAGTAGTTGTGAAAGATTTACCTGTAAAAGGTGCACCCAAACCTGTAAAAGCAGGAACAAAAGTAAAAAATATTCGTCTTACCGAAGGCGACCACAATATCGACTGTAAAATTGATGGCTTTGGAAAAATGGCTCTCAAATCAGAGTTTGTTAGGAAGGCATAA
- a CDS encoding bifunctional aminotransferase class I/II-fold pyridoxal phosphate-dependent enzyme/GNAT family N-acetyltransferase, with translation MANSLDMLNQILVDAAQHGVVHNFTSDEEIKGSKITIHDAEVINFGSCSYLGLEYHSKIKEGIIEKTQKFGSQFSTSRTYLSLGIYEELESYLEKIFEKPVIASASTTLGHFAALPVVVEEGDAVILDLQVHSSVQLATQILKAKKIPTYVIPHNSMKALESKIKSLQNKHKKIWYLADGVYSMYGDAAPLKELEYFMNTYKQFHLYIDDAHGMSWVGKNGVGYVRSKIEHHDKMILATSLNKSFASAGGVLVFPNEELRNRVKNCGSTLIFSGPIQPPMLGAAIASAKLHLSEDIEIYQKEIKDKIDFVNDKLEKLGLPQYEKSDTPLFFIPVGLPRITRNIVKRMKSKGFYMNSAAFPAVPMKKSGLRFMVNRNLSYEELENMLTTLQKEYVLGLEEENSSTAEVSKIFKIKEINIDISSKKEQEKFENKALKTTLFRSISEIDKQEWQEFMGHSGTQSYQNLLALEKTFSNHSKKENNIDFYYYRVTDAQNQIVLYSLFTISLIKDDMLSDAKLSMKIEEERKLNPYYLTSKQLMTGSVFSMGKSLYINKNHKQWKNALELFLKATQEIAEKENVSTLMIKDIDDKEYENTMLELGLAKMELLDNSVLYLDKWNTHEEYLQTLSSKYRYSLKKEILAYKDYFEVSYEKPRTGEEKQQCFELYQQVFEKSYEMNVFELPYQMFERMFEDDNYDIIRLYLKDNKKAGAVGMLFSYKNGKEYSGLLVGLNYDYVREFNVYKQILYQSVLRAKNLGCSFLDLAFTAEMEKKKVGAEIQSTYGFVQAEEHYSHAVLETVNY, from the coding sequence ATGGCGAATAGTCTTGATATGCTCAATCAGATATTGGTTGATGCTGCCCAACATGGTGTTGTTCATAATTTTACTTCTGATGAAGAAATAAAGGGAAGTAAAATAACTATCCACGATGCAGAAGTTATCAATTTTGGTTCTTGTAGTTATTTGGGATTAGAATATCACTCCAAAATCAAGGAAGGAATCATCGAAAAAACGCAAAAATTTGGTTCACAATTTTCAACCTCAAGAACTTATCTTTCTCTAGGAATTTATGAAGAATTAGAAAGCTATTTAGAAAAAATATTTGAAAAACCAGTCATTGCAAGTGCAAGCACTACTTTAGGACATTTTGCTGCTCTCCCTGTGGTGGTGGAAGAAGGCGATGCCGTCATTTTAGACTTACAAGTTCACTCTAGCGTACAATTAGCTACACAGATTTTGAAAGCTAAAAAAATTCCTACCTATGTTATTCCTCATAACTCAATGAAGGCTTTAGAAAGCAAAATCAAGAGTCTTCAAAATAAACACAAAAAAATTTGGTATTTGGCAGATGGCGTTTATTCTATGTACGGCGATGCTGCTCCTTTAAAAGAATTAGAGTATTTTATGAATACCTATAAACAATTCCACCTCTACATTGACGATGCTCACGGAATGAGTTGGGTAGGAAAAAATGGAGTGGGTTATGTAAGAAGCAAAATTGAACATCATGATAAAATGATATTAGCTACTTCATTGAACAAATCTTTTGCTTCTGCTGGTGGGGTACTTGTTTTTCCAAATGAAGAGTTACGCAACCGAGTAAAAAACTGTGGTAGCACTCTGATATTTTCAGGACCTATTCAGCCTCCTATGTTGGGAGCTGCTATTGCCTCTGCCAAACTACATCTTTCAGAAGACATAGAAATATATCAGAAGGAAATCAAAGATAAAATTGATTTTGTAAACGACAAGCTAGAAAAATTAGGGCTTCCTCAATACGAAAAATCAGATACGCCTCTGTTTTTTATTCCTGTTGGTTTGCCACGTATTACTCGTAATATTGTCAAGCGAATGAAGAGCAAAGGTTTTTATATGAACTCGGCTGCTTTTCCTGCCGTCCCAATGAAAAAAAGTGGACTTCGTTTTATGGTAAATAGAAATTTATCGTACGAAGAATTAGAAAATATGCTCACGACGCTTCAAAAAGAATATGTTTTGGGACTGGAAGAAGAAAACAGTTCTACTGCCGAAGTGTCTAAAATATTTAAAATCAAAGAAATAAATATTGACATTTCGTCTAAAAAAGAACAAGAAAAATTTGAAAACAAAGCATTAAAGACAACTTTATTTAGAAGTATTTCGGAAATTGATAAACAAGAATGGCAAGAGTTTATGGGACATTCGGGGACTCAATCTTATCAAAATCTTTTGGCTTTAGAAAAGACATTTTCTAATCATTCTAAAAAAGAAAACAATATTGATTTTTATTATTACCGAGTTACAGATGCTCAAAACCAAATTGTTTTGTACTCTTTATTTACAATCAGTTTGATAAAAGATGATATGCTTAGTGATGCTAAACTATCGATGAAAATAGAAGAAGAACGAAAATTAAATCCATATTATCTTACTTCTAAGCAACTCATGACAGGTTCTGTATTTTCAATGGGGAAATCGCTTTACATCAACAAGAATCATAAGCAATGGAAGAATGCCTTAGAACTGTTTTTGAAAGCCACTCAAGAAATAGCAGAAAAAGAAAATGTATCTACTCTGATGATTAAAGATATTGATGACAAAGAGTATGAAAATACGATGTTAGAGCTTGGTTTGGCTAAAATGGAACTGCTAGATAACTCCGTTTTGTATTTAGATAAATGGAATACGCATGAAGAATATCTACAAACCTTGAGTAGTAAATATCGATATAGTTTGAAAAAAGAAATTTTGGCTTACAAAGATTATTTTGAAGTTAGTTATGAAAAGCCAAGAACTGGAGAAGAAAAACAACAATGTTTCGAACTCTACCAACAAGTTTTTGAAAAATCGTATGAGATGAATGTCTTTGAGCTTCCTTATCAGATGTTTGAACGAATGTTTGAAGACGATAATTATGATATTATTAGATTGTATCTGAAAGACAATAAGAAAGCTGGTGCTGTGGGCATGTTATTTAGTTATAAGAATGGAAAAGAATATAGTGGGCTTTTGGTAGGTTTGAACTATGATTATGTCAGAGAATTTAATGTATATAAGCAAATTCTTTATCAATCTGTCTTGAGAGCCAAAAATTTAGGGTGTTCGTTTTTAGATTTGGCTTTTACTGCTGAAATGGAAAAAAAGAAAGTAGGAGCAGAAATCCAATCTACTTATGGATTTGTACAAGCCGAAGAACATTATTCTCACGCTGTATTGGAAACTGTAAACTACTAG
- a CDS encoding YggS family pyridoxal phosphate-dependent enzyme, translating to MQDVIKENLENILSKLENTEAKLIAVTKTHPVEKLQTLYDLDFKTFGENRVQELTEKYEMLPKDIDWHLIGTLQTNKVKYIAPFAKMIHSVESFKLLKEIDKRAKQNERVIECLLQMHIADEETKFGLDEQELYEILDNEELAKLQNIKLVGLMGMATFTEDENQIRSEFKKLKSLFDKVKSNYNTENIAFRELSMGMSGDYPIAIEEGATLVRVGSAIFGSR from the coding sequence ATGCAAGATGTTATAAAAGAGAACTTAGAAAATATTTTATCAAAACTAGAAAATACAGAGGCAAAATTGATTGCTGTTACTAAAACGCATCCTGTCGAAAAATTACAGACTTTATATGATTTGGATTTTAAAACTTTTGGAGAAAACCGAGTACAAGAACTCACCGAAAAATATGAAATGCTCCCAAAAGATATTGACTGGCATTTGATAGGCACACTTCAAACCAACAAAGTTAAATATATTGCGCCTTTTGCCAAGATGATTCATTCGGTAGAAAGTTTCAAACTCTTGAAGGAAATTGATAAACGAGCCAAACAAAATGAAAGAGTAATTGAATGTCTTTTACAAATGCACATTGCAGACGAAGAAACTAAGTTTGGATTAGATGAACAAGAACTTTATGAAATCTTGGATAATGAAGAATTGGCAAAACTCCAAAACATAAAGCTAGTAGGCTTAATGGGAATGGCTACCTTTACAGAGGACGAAAATCAAATCCGTTCGGAATTTAAAAAACTTAAATCTCTTTTTGATAAAGTAAAATCAAATTACAATACAGAAAACATAGCTTTCAGAGAACTTTCTATGGGAATGAGTGGAGATTATCCGATAGCGATAGAAGAAGGCGCAACACTTGTACGTGTAGGTAGTGCTATTTTTGGAAGTAGGTAG